One stretch of Armigeres subalbatus isolate Guangzhou_Male chromosome 2, GZ_Asu_2, whole genome shotgun sequence DNA includes these proteins:
- the LOC134215452 gene encoding basic helix-loop-helix neural transcription factor TAP, protein MSSYCGFDETSFDDFADYTSEDSGFEKSLESNGDVSFSYASRKLDFEATPPCVLPQIPRKRGRKSLKEKSLEQMSAEFSPSLGVQTSTPTKPSNAANGEQKPKRKYAMGKSRITRNRSPTQVVKIKRFRRLKANDRERNRMHTLNEALERLRLTLPTFPEDTKLTKIETLRFAYNYIFSLVHVLELDDDVHLDLEKLQSLTLSGERINKELFDAMFINPPPHFMESGFGCSDFYNSMHQYGITMSNPQHYDHASFSKQNYQMFRGAFDAAYNSHKQPYLSQTYPPATAGYHQQQSALNSGYYQQPSVNPSEVCSSPYQMAAQSTQQMPQQQGMHYGSSFYSQTPPWTETSVYNEPTGFQADACKKHPAENYPVGL, encoded by the coding sequence ATGTCTTCTTACTGTGGATTCGATGAAACATCTTTCGACGATTTTGCGGACTATACATCTGAAGATAGTGGTTTCGAGAAAAGTTTGGAGTCGAATGGTGACGTGTCGTTCAGTTATGCCTCGCGAAAACTGGATTTCGAGGCCACGCCTCCATGTGTTCTTCCGCAAATTCCGCGAAAACGTGGACGAAAATCATTAAAAGAGAAAAGCTTGGAGCAGATGTCAGCAGAGTTTAGTCCCAGTTTAGGTGTTCAAACCTCTACACCAACCAAACCATCAAACGCCGCCAATGGAGAACAAAAGCCTAAACGGAAATATGCCATGGGAAAAAGCCGAATCACCAGAAACCGTAGTCCCACGCAAGTTGTCAAGATCAAGCGTTTCCGTCGGTTGAAAGCAAATGATCGGGAGCGAAACCGGATGCACACCCTCAACGAAGCTCTCGAAAGGCTTAGGCTCACTCTTCCGACCTTTCCGGAAGATACCAAGCTGACCAAAATAGAAACACTGCGATTCGCATATAATTACATTTTTTCGCTAGTTCATGTACTTGAACTGGATGACGACGTTCATCTGGATTTAGAAAAACTCCAGAGCCTAACTTTAAGTGGCGAAAGGATTAACAAGGAACTTTTCGACGCCATGTTCATCAATCCACCACCACATTTCATGGAATCTGGATTTGGCTGCAGTGATTTTTACAACAGCATGCACCAGTACGGTATAACAATGAGCAATCCTCAGCACTACGATCATGCaagtttttcaaagcaaaactaTCAAATGTTCCGAGGTGCCTTCGATGCAGCCTACAATAGTCATAAGCAACCTTACCTCAGTCAAACATATCCTCCAGCAACGGCGGGTTATCACCAACAACAATCCGCGCTTAATTCAGGATACTACCAGCAACCTTCAGTCAACCCGTCGGAGGTTTGTAGTTCCCCATATCAAATGGCAGCGCAATCGACGCAGCAAATGCCCCAACAGCAAGGAATGCACTACGGCAGCAGTTTCTACAGCCAAACCCCGCCGTGGACCGAAACATCCGTTTACAATGAACCAACGGGATTTCAAGCAGACGCATGTAAGAAACATCCTGCCGAAAACTATCCTGTTGGCTTGTAG